GCTTCGACACAGACCAGCATCATGTCGAGCGAGTCCGGGAAGCCGGCGGTGATGTTCTCTTTGCGGGTCTCGACCCGGCGCGTGATCCAATAACGCGGCAGGAAGTATCCCACACCGCCCGGGCCCAACACACGGATCAACATGGCCTGCGCATCGAATTCCTGATCGGCGGCAATGATGGTGACGTAGACCACCCCACAGATCAGGCCAAAGATACCCAAGGCGAACTGGGCAAAGTGGAAAAAGCGAACCGCATCCTTCGACTGGTACCCGGCCTGGCGCAGCTTGAGCTGCATGGCAGACAGCTCTTCGGCGTCCTGGGGTTCCAGGAACGTGGCAAAACGGTCCAGTTGTTCGTTGCGACCACCCTGGCGAAGTTGCTCTTTCTTTGGCTTCTTCTTGGTCTTGGGATCAATGTCGCGCTTGAGTTTCTTGAGCGGATCCTCGGGCTGGTTCAGCATCATCGGAACCGTCAGAAGGATCATGAACAGGCCCAACACGCCAACCACGATCAATGGGCCAAATTCGCCCAGATGTTGGGTTAGAAGGTCGTTGATGTTTTGCAGAAATTCCATGGCGCACCCTCGTTCAGACTTTGATGTTGGTCAGCGTGCGCATGACGAACAGATTGGCAGTAAGCAGTATGCCCACGATGAAACAGGCTGGGATGAAATAGGGGTGATCCATTACGCCGTCATAATAGGCGGGATCGTTGACCAGGATCACGGCCAGCGCGATCAGCGGGAAGGCGGACAGGAACTTGCCCGACCACTGCGCCTCGGCGGTGATGGCCTTGACCCGGCGGAACAGGCGAAAGCGCGCGCGGATCACCTTGGCCAGACCGGCCAGAACCTCGGCCAGGTTACCGCCCGACTGCTGTTGGATGGTCACAGCCACGGCAAGAAAGCGCAAATCCTGCATATCCAGGCGCTCGGCCATCTCTTTCAGGGCATCACCCACTTCGCGGCCATAAGTGCTTTCATCGGCGATGATGCCGAATTCGGTTGCGATCGGGTCTTCGGATTCCTTGGCCACGATCTGGATCGCGGACACGAACGGGTGCCCAACGCGCAGCGACCGCACCATCAGTTCCACCGCATCCGGCAATTGCTCTTCGAACAGGGCCA
This Falsiruegeria litorea R37 DNA region includes the following protein-coding sequences:
- a CDS encoding type II secretion system F family protein, whose protein sequence is MEFLQNINDLLTQHLGEFGPLIVVGVLGLFMILLTVPMMLNQPEDPLKKLKRDIDPKTKKKPKKEQLRQGGRNEQLDRFATFLEPQDAEELSAMQLKLRQAGYQSKDAVRFFHFAQFALGIFGLICGVVYVTIIAADQEFDAQAMLIRVLGPGGVGYFLPRYWITRRVETRKENITAGFPDSLDMMLVCVEAGQSLDQSIVRVARELRASYPDLADEFEIVAYEMKAGKDKDKVLRDMGIRCGVPDVASFVTVLIQSASFGTSIAEALRVYAGEMRDKRVMRAEEAANKLPTKMTLATMMLTVPPLLIILVGPSAKGIMDLGNMSSN
- a CDS encoding type II secretion system F family protein, which produces MQLSAEPIIYGLIFVGVLVLINGIYLVAFGKSISLNSRVNRRLEMLDKGVGREQVLEQLRKEMQQHMKSTSIPLYSLLAEKAQKAAIAFTPRQLIMIMVGLAGVAFVGLSIGTETEVPLRVGASVLISVGAVFVWVNGKAKKRMALFEEQLPDAVELMVRSLRVGHPFVSAIQIVAKESEDPIATEFGIIADESTYGREVGDALKEMAERLDMQDLRFLAVAVTIQQQSGGNLAEVLAGLAKVIRARFRLFRRVKAITAEAQWSGKFLSAFPLIALAVILVNDPAYYDGVMDHPYFIPACFIVGILLTANLFVMRTLTNIKV